A window of the Bacillota bacterium genome harbors these coding sequences:
- a CDS encoding YraN family protein, translating to MKSRPEIRRDGGLSARLGAAAEEAAARLLLSQGYTLLERNWRRPGLELDLAARSPDGRLVLVEVRGRRLNATVDAGLSLIRRKRLRFLRAARLYAALRGAEEARLDVILLSWTDGACQLRHLRDLGGELLGGGAG from the coding sequence ATGAAGAGTCGCCCGGAGATCCGTCGAGACGGCGGTCTCTCCGCCCGCCTGGGGGCCGCCGCCGAGGAGGCCGCGGCACGCCTGCTGCTCTCCCAAGGATACACGCTGCTGGAGCGGAACTGGCGCCGCCCCGGCCTGGAGCTGGACCTCGCCGCCCGGAGCCCGGACGGCCGGCTGGTGCTGGTGGAGGTGCGGGGGAGGCGGCTGAACGCGACCGTCGACGCCGGCCTCTCGCTGATCCGCAGGAAGCGCCTCCGCTTCCTGCGGGCCGCGCGCCTCTACGCCGCTCTCCGCGGCGCGGAGGAAGCCCGCCTGGACGTGATCCTGCTGAGCTGGACGGACGGTGCCTGCCAGCTCCGGCACCTGCGCGACCTCGGCGGGGAGCTCCTGGGGGGCGGCGCGGGATAG
- a CDS encoding metal-sensitive transcriptional regulator: MGAAATTRPTLHLHLSPYANKPELQQRLRKIEGQVRGIERMVEDERYCVDILTQIAAVRAALDRVSLQLLEAHVEGCVSDAIRSGQGEPYIRELMSVFTRLIR, translated from the coding sequence ATGGGGGCGGCTGCCACCACCCGTCCCACCCTCCATCTCCACCTGAGCCCCTATGCCAACAAGCCCGAGCTCCAGCAGCGGCTGCGCAAGATCGAGGGGCAGGTCCGCGGTATCGAGCGGATGGTCGAAGACGAACGCTACTGCGTGGACATCCTGACCCAGATCGCGGCGGTGCGCGCGGCCCTGGACCGGGTCAGCCTGCAGCTGCTGGAGGCCCACGTGGAGGGCTGCGTCTCCGACGCGATCCGGAGCGGCCAGGGCGAGCCCTACATCCGGGAGCTGATGAGCGTCTTCACCCGCCTCATCAGGTAG
- a CDS encoding YHS domain-containing protein, with product MAKDPVCGMEVDESKAPAKAEYQGQTYYFCAPGCKRAFEKEPERYLSGGGEHQHPMG from the coding sequence ATGGCGAAGGATCCGGTCTGCGGCATGGAAGTGGACGAGTCCAAGGCACCGGCCAAGGCCGAGTACCAGGGCCAGACATACTATTTCTGCGCCCCGGGGTGCAAGCGCGCCTTCGAGAAGGAGCCCGAACGCTACCTCTCGGGTGGGGGCGAGCACCAGCACCCTATGGGTTGA
- a CDS encoding quinate 5-dehydrogenase yields the protein MSHRPADLFLARWEEATVAERSEWVVGVSLGSRRRDFDLRLEAEGRRWRLLRVGTDGDLEAAEQLISRLDGRVAAIGLGGINLAYRLPGRSYAAPEAWRLARRARRTPLADGSLWKAAVEPEAVRLLGEAGLEPGEAFLASYLDRPELGEALVRAGWRVRVGDAALALGLPWAPGPAAFRRVARWTLPWLRRLPIRRLYPLGAAQEVAGRSRRGPLARSRLLAGDFHFLYRHLPLRLEGRWMLTSTVRPGELDELRRRGLEGVLLLGPGWRGLAPGANLLEALARACGVRTDPDALRGFARRNGLLPTFALRPAGPPR from the coding sequence TTGAGCCACCGCCCGGCTGACCTCTTCCTGGCGCGATGGGAGGAGGCGACGGTCGCCGAGCGGTCCGAGTGGGTGGTCGGCGTCAGCCTGGGGAGCCGCCGGCGCGACTTCGACCTCCGCCTGGAGGCGGAGGGGAGGCGCTGGCGGCTCCTTCGCGTCGGCACCGACGGCGACCTGGAGGCTGCGGAGCAGCTGATCAGCCGGCTCGACGGCCGGGTGGCCGCCATCGGCCTGGGCGGCATCAACCTGGCCTACCGGCTGCCGGGCCGCTCCTACGCGGCGCCGGAGGCGTGGCGCCTCGCCCGCCGGGCGCGGCGGACCCCCCTGGCGGACGGTTCCCTCTGGAAGGCGGCGGTCGAGCCGGAGGCGGTCCGGCTCCTCGGGGAGGCGGGCCTGGAGCCGGGCGAGGCCTTCCTCGCCAGTTACCTGGATCGGCCGGAGCTGGGCGAGGCGCTGGTCCGCGCCGGCTGGCGGGTCCGGGTGGGCGACGCCGCCCTGGCCCTGGGGCTGCCCTGGGCTCCGGGCCCGGCCGCCTTCCGCCGGGTCGCCCGGTGGACCCTGCCGTGGCTCCGCCGGCTTCCCATCCGGCGGCTCTACCCCCTGGGCGCCGCCCAGGAAGTGGCGGGCCGGAGCCGCCGCGGTCCCCTGGCGCGGTCCCGCCTTCTGGCGGGCGACTTTCACTTCCTCTACCGTCATCTCCCGCTCCGCCTGGAGGGCCGCTGGATGCTGACCAGCACCGTCCGGCCCGGCGAGCTGGACGAGCTGCGTCGGCGCGGTCTCGAGGGCGTGCTCCTCCTGGGTCCCGGGTGGCGAGGGCTGGCGCCTGGAGCCAACCTGCTGGAGGCGCTGGCACGAGCCTGCGGCGTCCGGACCGACCCCGACGCCCTTCGCGGCTTCGCCCGCCGGAACGGCCTTCTGCCCACCTTCGCCCTCCGCCCCGCCGGACCGCCGAGGTGA
- a CDS encoding cytochrome c maturation protein CcmE: MSRRWRLTLAFFVVVAVVGGLAIRSIAQSASVYYTVDQYLAQGASAWQRQAEVKGTVVPGSIRWDGTRLQLRFSLEHGGRVLPVRYEGMKPDTLQAGIEAVVTGSMRGGSFEARHILVKCPSKYVPATQGNG; the protein is encoded by the coding sequence TTGAGCAGGCGTTGGCGCTTGACGCTGGCCTTCTTCGTGGTCGTCGCGGTGGTGGGCGGCCTGGCCATCCGCTCCATCGCCCAGTCGGCCTCGGTCTACTACACGGTCGACCAGTACCTGGCCCAGGGAGCCTCCGCCTGGCAGCGACAGGCGGAGGTGAAGGGGACGGTGGTCCCGGGGAGCATCCGCTGGGACGGGACCCGGCTCCAGCTTCGCTTTTCGCTGGAGCATGGCGGGCGGGTCCTGCCGGTGCGGTATGAGGGCATGAAGCCGGACACGCTCCAGGCGGGGATCGAGGCGGTGGTGACCGGGAGCATGCGCGGCGGCAGCTTCGAGGCCCGTCACATCCTGGTCAAATGCCCGTCCAAGTACGTGCCCGCCACGCAGGGCAACGGGTGA
- a CDS encoding ABC transporter ATP-binding protein: MTLLEARELALRLGDRLILRRVDFVLEAGELALLQGPNGAGKTSLLRLLAGMERPSAGQLLWRGRPVRQWGPAYRGGLAWVGHRTGLYPRLTGRESLLLQAAGYPWLSAEEAGRRAEAWLARAGLLRWADRPVSHYSQGMRQRLAIARSFLPEPQLILLDEAAGGLDAEGRRFLRLALDEARGRGAAAVLVSHEAEPGLGEVDRRWWLEAGRLRVETVGRAAGERNGAPAPMPGRWPR, encoded by the coding sequence ATGACGCTGCTGGAGGCCAGGGAGCTGGCCCTGCGGTTGGGCGACCGGCTGATCCTGCGCCGGGTGGACTTCGTCCTGGAGGCGGGCGAGCTGGCGCTGCTGCAGGGCCCGAACGGGGCGGGGAAGACCAGCCTGCTGCGCCTGCTGGCGGGAATGGAGCGGCCCTCGGCCGGCCAGCTGCTCTGGCGGGGGCGCCCCGTGCGCCAGTGGGGCCCGGCGTACCGGGGCGGGCTGGCGTGGGTGGGCCACCGGACCGGCCTCTACCCGAGGCTGACCGGGCGGGAGAGCCTCCTCCTCCAAGCCGCCGGCTACCCCTGGCTGTCCGCCGAGGAAGCCGGGCGGCGGGCGGAGGCGTGGCTCGCGCGAGCGGGACTGCTCCGCTGGGCGGACCGTCCCGTCTCGCACTACTCGCAGGGGATGCGGCAGCGGCTGGCCATCGCGCGGAGCTTCCTGCCGGAGCCGCAGCTGATCCTGCTGGACGAGGCGGCGGGCGGGCTCGACGCGGAGGGGCGGCGTTTCCTCCGGCTGGCCCTGGACGAGGCGCGGGGCCGGGGCGCGGCGGCGGTGCTGGTCTCGCACGAGGCGGAGCCCGGCCTGGGGGAGGTGGACCGGCGCTGGTGGCTGGAGGCGGGCCGGCTGCGGGTGGAGACGGTGGGGCGGGCGGCCGGCGAGCGGAACGGGGCGCCCGCCCCTATGCCCGGGCGGTGGCCGCGGTGA
- a CDS encoding heme exporter protein CcmB — translation MRSEARSGETLGASLLFALLLLTLLSLTGGAGEDPAGERSAAVLWLLLLFAGALLLHRSFAQETEEDAFAQLLLWPVDRSALYYGKAVASWLYLAVLGAVVWLAALPLLGVSVRGPAWVLPAVLLLGTGGVAGAGTFLAAVTARLRAAPILLPILLYPLLVPLALAAIRLGGWALSGAAPAPALWWELLVGYDLLFTLVPALLFELLWEG, via the coding sequence TTGCGGAGCGAGGCGCGGAGCGGCGAGACGCTGGGTGCCAGCCTCCTCTTCGCGCTCCTCCTCCTGACGCTCCTCAGCCTGACGGGCGGCGCCGGCGAGGATCCGGCGGGCGAGCGGTCGGCGGCCGTCCTCTGGCTCCTCCTCCTCTTCGCGGGCGCGCTGCTCCTCCATCGCTCCTTCGCCCAGGAGACGGAGGAGGACGCCTTCGCGCAACTCCTCCTCTGGCCGGTCGACCGGAGCGCGCTCTACTATGGCAAGGCGGTGGCCAGCTGGCTCTACCTGGCCGTGCTGGGCGCCGTCGTCTGGCTGGCGGCCCTTCCCCTGCTGGGCGTCTCGGTGCGCGGACCGGCCTGGGTTCTGCCGGCGGTCCTGCTCCTGGGGACGGGGGGCGTGGCGGGAGCCGGCACCTTCCTGGCGGCGGTGACCGCGCGCCTGCGAGCCGCTCCCATCCTGCTGCCGATCCTGCTCTACCCGCTCCTGGTCCCGCTGGCCTTGGCGGCGATCCGCCTCGGTGGCTGGGCGCTGAGCGGGGCGGCCCCGGCGCCCGCGCTCTGGTGGGAGCTCCTCGTCGGATACGATCTGCTTTTCACGCTGGTGCCGGCGCTGCTCTTCGAACTCCTGTGGGAGGGATGA
- a CDS encoding cytochrome c biogenesis protein, translating to MRRPGREERRGLPWVELFAGVAVPVALYLGLVWAPPERVMGDVQRIMYFHVGAAVTAYLAFGLVAVASALYLWRRQPRWDRVAVAAGEVGLLFTTVTLLSGSVWARSAWNVWWLWQDARLTTTLLMWFLYAGYLLLHRAAREEGGQGGALAAVYGLAAVAIVPVVHFSVVWWYSNHPQVITAQGIRMAPSMVAALMAAMAASVAVGAALFLGRWRLEELRERVAELEMRSERF from the coding sequence ATGCGACGGCCAGGACGGGAGGAGCGGCGGGGGCTTCCCTGGGTGGAGCTGTTCGCCGGGGTGGCGGTGCCGGTGGCGCTCTACCTGGGGCTGGTCTGGGCGCCGCCCGAGCGGGTGATGGGCGACGTCCAGCGCATCATGTACTTCCATGTGGGCGCCGCCGTCACCGCCTATCTGGCCTTCGGGCTGGTGGCGGTCGCCTCCGCCCTCTATCTCTGGCGGCGACAGCCGCGCTGGGATCGGGTGGCGGTGGCGGCGGGCGAGGTGGGCCTCCTCTTCACCACCGTCACCCTGCTCTCCGGCAGCGTCTGGGCCCGGTCGGCCTGGAACGTCTGGTGGCTCTGGCAGGACGCGCGCCTGACCACCACGCTGCTCATGTGGTTCCTCTATGCGGGCTATCTGCTCCTCCACCGGGCGGCCAGGGAGGAGGGCGGCCAGGGGGGCGCACTGGCCGCCGTCTACGGTCTGGCAGCCGTGGCCATCGTGCCGGTGGTCCACTTCTCGGTGGTCTGGTGGTACTCCAACCATCCGCAGGTGATCACGGCGCAGGGGATCCGGATGGCGCCCTCGATGGTGGCGGCGTTGATGGCGGCGATGGCGGCCTCCGTCGCGGTGGGAGCCGCCCTCTTCCTGGGGCGCTGGCGGCTGGAGGAGCTGCGCGAACGGGTGGCGGAACTGGAGATGCGCTCCGAGCGCTTCTAG
- a CDS encoding CcmD family protein, with amino-acid sequence MAWVALAYGLIWLGLAAYIVRLAVATRRLEGEVRRLESTLPEEPASAPVSGEGGGRGPARRQEGSD; translated from the coding sequence GTGGCCTGGGTGGCTCTGGCGTATGGACTGATCTGGCTCGGTCTGGCGGCTTACATCGTTCGACTGGCGGTGGCCACGCGCAGGTTGGAGGGGGAGGTGCGCCGCCTGGAGTCGACCCTGCCGGAGGAGCCGGCCTCCGCCCCCGTCTCCGGGGAGGGAGGCGGGCGAGGCCCGGCAAGGCGGCAGGAAGGCTCGGACTGA
- the mdh gene encoding malate dehydrogenase, whose product MAKNRRPKIGIVGAGATGATTAHWCAAKELGDIVLIDVVEGLPQGKALDLQEAAPIERFDVHVTGSNDYAALEGADVVVITAGIARKPGMSRSDLLSINAGIVRSASEQIARHAPEAYVIVLSNPLDTMCTVALESTGFPRNRVVGQSGILDSTRFRTFIAQELGISYRDVSAMVLGGHGDSMVPLVRYAYAGGIPVEKLLPAERIEALVERTRKGGGEIVDLLKTGSAFYAPGSAVTEMVAAILRDQKRILTCAAYLDGEYGQRGIFAGVPVILGGNGVEKVIELDLTEDERRAFERSCEEVKGNLEVLRSLG is encoded by the coding sequence ATGGCGAAGAACAGAAGACCCAAGATCGGCATCGTCGGCGCGGGCGCCACCGGAGCCACCACCGCGCACTGGTGCGCCGCCAAGGAACTCGGTGACATCGTCCTCATCGACGTCGTGGAAGGTCTGCCCCAGGGGAAGGCTCTCGACCTGCAGGAAGCAGCCCCCATCGAGCGCTTCGACGTCCACGTCACGGGATCGAACGACTACGCGGCCCTGGAGGGCGCCGACGTGGTGGTGATCACCGCCGGGATCGCGCGCAAGCCGGGGATGAGCCGCTCGGACCTGCTCTCCATCAACGCCGGAATCGTCCGCTCCGCCTCCGAGCAGATCGCCCGTCACGCCCCCGAGGCCTACGTGATCGTCCTGAGCAACCCGCTGGACACGATGTGCACCGTCGCCCTGGAGTCGACCGGCTTTCCCAGGAACCGCGTGGTCGGCCAGTCCGGCATCCTCGACTCCACCCGCTTCCGCACCTTCATCGCCCAGGAGCTGGGCATCTCCTACCGGGACGTGAGCGCCATGGTGCTGGGCGGCCACGGCGACAGCATGGTCCCGCTGGTCCGGTACGCCTACGCGGGCGGCATCCCCGTCGAGAAGCTGCTGCCGGCCGAGCGCATCGAGGCGCTGGTGGAGCGGACCCGCAAGGGCGGCGGCGAGATCGTCGACCTTCTCAAGACTGGCAGCGCGTTCTACGCTCCGGGCTCGGCGGTCACCGAGATGGTGGCGGCCATCCTGCGCGACCAGAAACGGATCCTCACCTGCGCAGCCTATCTCGACGGCGAGTACGGCCAGCGGGGTATCTTTGCGGGGGTACCGGTCATCCTGGGCGGCAACGGCGTGGAAAAGGTGATCGAGCTGGATCTGACCGAGGACGAGCGTCGAGCCTTCGAACGCTCCTGCGAAGAGGTGAAGGGCAACCTGGAGGTCCTCCGCTCCCTCGGCTGA
- a CDS encoding malic enzyme-like NAD(P)-binding protein, which yields MAVTEREADELREQALTLHRQVRGKIEVRSRVPVRDRHDLSLAYTPGVAEPCKEIHEQPDLAYEYTGKGNTVAVVTDGTAVLGLGDIGPEAALPVMEGKSVLFKIFGGVNAIPVCLATKEVSRITETVKLLAPNFGGVNLEDISAPRCFEIEARLRQELEIPVFHDDQHGTAIVTAAALINALKLVGRPLAAVKIVVNGAGAAGIAITQLLLDMGARDVILCDRAGAIWKDRKEDMNPYKLRMAELTNPRGVRGGLSEAVRGADVFIGVSAGGALTPEMVRTMAPENIVMAMANPVPEIYPDDARAAGSRVVATGRSDFPNQINNSLVFPGVFRGALDVRAREITEHMKRAAAEAIAALVRPEELREEYIIPSMWNEEVAPAVAAAVAQAAMEDGVARVERKPEEVALHTRELVAAARAESA from the coding sequence ATGGCAGTGACGGAGCGCGAAGCCGACGAGCTTCGGGAGCAGGCGCTCACGCTGCACAGGCAGGTGCGCGGCAAGATCGAGGTGCGTTCGCGGGTTCCCGTCCGGGATCGTCATGACCTGAGCCTGGCCTACACCCCGGGGGTCGCGGAACCGTGCAAGGAGATCCACGAGCAGCCCGATCTGGCCTACGAGTACACGGGCAAGGGGAACACGGTGGCGGTGGTGACGGATGGCACCGCCGTCCTCGGGCTGGGCGACATCGGTCCGGAGGCCGCGCTGCCGGTGATGGAGGGGAAGTCCGTCCTCTTCAAGATCTTCGGCGGTGTCAATGCCATCCCCGTCTGCCTCGCCACCAAGGAAGTCTCCCGCATCACCGAGACCGTGAAGCTCCTGGCGCCCAACTTCGGCGGCGTCAACCTCGAGGACATCTCCGCGCCGCGCTGCTTCGAGATCGAGGCGCGCCTCCGCCAGGAGCTGGAGATCCCGGTCTTCCACGACGACCAGCACGGCACCGCCATCGTCACGGCGGCCGCGCTGATCAACGCCCTCAAGCTGGTGGGCAGACCGCTGGCCGCGGTCAAGATCGTGGTCAACGGCGCGGGAGCCGCCGGCATCGCCATCACCCAGCTCTTGCTGGACATGGGTGCCCGGGACGTCATCCTCTGCGACCGGGCCGGCGCGATCTGGAAGGACCGCAAGGAGGACATGAACCCGTATAAGCTCCGCATGGCCGAGCTGACCAACCCGCGGGGCGTCCGGGGCGGCCTGTCCGAGGCCGTCCGGGGCGCCGACGTCTTCATCGGCGTCTCGGCGGGAGGTGCCCTCACGCCGGAGATGGTTCGGACCATGGCGCCGGAGAACATCGTCATGGCCATGGCCAACCCGGTCCCGGAGATCTACCCGGACGACGCGCGGGCGGCGGGATCGCGGGTGGTGGCCACGGGGCGCTCGGACTTCCCCAACCAGATCAACAACAGCCTGGTCTTCCCCGGCGTCTTCCGCGGCGCCCTCGACGTGCGGGCGCGCGAGATCACCGAGCACATGAAGCGGGCGGCGGCGGAGGCGATCGCTGCGCTGGTCCGGCCCGAGGAGCTGCGGGAGGAGTACATCATCCCCTCCATGTGGAACGAGGAAGTGGCGCCGGCCGTGGCCGCCGCGGTCGCGCAGGCGGCCATGGAGGACGGCGTGGCGAGGGTGGAGCGGAAACCCGAGGAGGTGGCGCTCCACACGCGGGAGCTGGTGGCGGCGGCCCGCGCGGAGAGCGCCTGA
- the sucC gene encoding ADP-forming succinate--CoA ligase subunit beta: MKLYEYMAKGVLRDNGVPVPPGRLARTPEEAEAAARSLGPCVIKAQVLVGGRGKAGGVKPAPTPEEARARAGEILGMNLKGYVVDTVYVEGMLGVDRELYLGIAMDNASKRPLLIASASGGMEIEEVPERDIVRQPIPVEWGLMPYAARWVAHRLGLSGELSRQFGEIALKLYEIFKRYDAELVEINPLVVAGGRLVAADARLNVDDDALYRHPDLPRTSEATELEKRVRELGLAYVQLDGDIAVMANGAGITMATLDVLQRYGGRPMNFLDAGGGAAAEPMAEALKVLVSTRPRAIFINIFGGITRCDDVAQAVITARREVGISMPLVVRLVGTNEEKGVEMLRGEGIQAYRSMEEAAARVVELARPGEGVER; this comes from the coding sequence ATGAAGCTTTACGAATACATGGCCAAGGGCGTCCTGCGCGACAACGGGGTTCCCGTCCCGCCGGGGCGCCTGGCGCGGACGCCTGAAGAGGCGGAGGCGGCGGCGCGCTCCCTGGGCCCCTGCGTCATCAAGGCGCAGGTACTGGTCGGAGGTCGCGGCAAGGCAGGCGGGGTGAAGCCGGCGCCGACGCCCGAGGAGGCGCGTGCCCGGGCGGGCGAGATCCTGGGCATGAACCTGAAGGGCTACGTCGTCGACACCGTCTACGTCGAGGGCATGCTGGGCGTCGACCGCGAGCTCTACCTGGGCATCGCCATGGACAACGCCAGCAAGCGACCGCTGCTGATCGCCTCCGCCTCGGGCGGCATGGAGATCGAGGAGGTGCCGGAGCGGGACATCGTCCGCCAGCCCATCCCGGTGGAGTGGGGCCTGATGCCGTACGCCGCGCGCTGGGTCGCCCACCGGCTGGGCCTCTCCGGAGAGCTCTCCAGGCAGTTCGGCGAGATCGCCCTCAAGCTCTACGAGATCTTCAAGCGGTATGACGCCGAACTGGTGGAGATCAACCCCCTGGTGGTGGCCGGGGGCCGGCTGGTGGCGGCCGACGCGCGGTTGAACGTGGATGACGATGCGCTCTACCGGCATCCCGACCTGCCCCGGACCAGCGAGGCGACGGAGCTGGAGAAGCGGGTGCGCGAGCTGGGGTTGGCCTACGTCCAGCTCGACGGCGACATCGCGGTGATGGCCAACGGCGCGGGCATCACCATGGCCACCCTGGACGTGCTGCAGCGCTACGGCGGCCGGCCGATGAACTTTCTCGACGCCGGAGGCGGCGCCGCGGCCGAGCCCATGGCGGAGGCGCTGAAGGTGCTGGTCTCCACCCGGCCCAGGGCCATCTTCATCAACATCTTCGGCGGTATCACCCGCTGCGACGACGTCGCCCAGGCCGTCATCACCGCTCGCCGCGAGGTGGGCATCTCCATGCCGCTGGTCGTCCGCCTGGTCGGCACCAACGAGGAGAAGGGCGTGGAGATGCTCCGCGGCGAGGGAATCCAGGCCTACCGGTCGATGGAGGAAGCGGCGGCCCGCGTGGTGGAGCTGGCCCGCCCGGGTGAGGGGGTCGAGCGCTGA
- the sucD gene encoding succinate--CoA ligase subunit alpha, protein MAILVDDKTRVVVQAITGRQGSFHTQLMLAYGTRVVAGVSPGKSGQEVHGVPVYETVQEAVDKHGANASVLFMPAPAVKDAAFEAIDAGCSLVVIIAEHVPVHDAAAIVAFARQRGATVIGPNTYGICSPGKSKIGIAPNSIFRPGVTGVVARSGTLSYEIVNAISQAGLGESTVIGMGGDRVVGLTFIDVLKRFEADEATKAVALVGEIGGTAEEEAAEFIKTMSKPVVAYIAGRSAPPGKRMGHAGAIIERGRGTYESKVKALAAAGVEVAEFPWQVADLLKAKLAAA, encoded by the coding sequence ATGGCGATCTTGGTCGACGACAAGACCCGGGTCGTGGTCCAGGCGATCACGGGTCGTCAGGGGAGCTTCCACACCCAGCTCATGCTCGCGTACGGCACCCGCGTCGTGGCGGGGGTCTCGCCCGGGAAGAGCGGGCAGGAGGTGCACGGCGTCCCGGTCTACGAGACGGTCCAGGAGGCGGTGGACAAACACGGTGCCAACGCCTCGGTCCTCTTCATGCCGGCTCCCGCCGTCAAGGACGCGGCCTTCGAGGCCATCGACGCGGGCTGCTCGCTGGTGGTGATCATCGCCGAGCACGTCCCGGTCCACGACGCCGCGGCCATCGTCGCCTTCGCCCGCCAGCGGGGCGCCACCGTGATCGGGCCCAACACCTACGGGATCTGCTCGCCCGGCAAGTCCAAGATCGGCATCGCGCCCAACAGCATCTTCCGGCCCGGTGTGACGGGGGTGGTCGCCCGCAGCGGTACGCTCAGCTACGAGATCGTCAACGCCATCTCCCAGGCCGGTCTCGGCGAGAGCACGGTGATCGGCATGGGCGGGGACCGGGTGGTGGGTCTCACCTTCATCGACGTGTTGAAGCGGTTCGAGGCCGACGAGGCGACGAAGGCGGTCGCCCTGGTGGGCGAGATCGGCGGCACGGCGGAGGAGGAGGCCGCGGAGTTCATCAAGACCATGTCCAAGCCGGTGGTCGCCTACATCGCCGGTCGCAGCGCCCCCCCGGGCAAGCGGATGGGCCACGCGGGCGCCATTATCGAGCGCGGCCGCGGCACCTACGAGAGCAAGGTGAAGGCGCTGGCGGCGGCCGGCGTCGAGGTGGCGGAGTTCCCGTGGCAGGTGGCCGACCTGCTCAAGGCCAAGCTGGCTGCCGCTTGA
- the trpD gene encoding anthranilate phosphoribosyltransferase has protein sequence MLREALRKVASGERLTVTEAEEVIGEVMDGRASDAQIAALLTAMRVRGETPEEMEGAARAMRRRAARVERKRTPVVDTCGTGGDGAGTFNISTTAALVVAGAGQAVAKHGNRSVSSRAGSADVLEALGVAIDLDAEAAGLCLDEVGIAFLFAQRLHAAMRHAAGPRRELGFRTIFNVLGPLTNPAGAESQLVGVYDAALTEPLAEVLIHLGARHVLVAHSLDGLDELSTSSPARVTEARPGQLRTYVLEPERLGLTPAPRSALLGGDARENAAITEAVLAGEPGPRRETVLLNAAAALAAADVVEDLREGLELARRSIDSGAARERLQALRSFTQELARRRPPAEERRGA, from the coding sequence ATGCTGCGGGAAGCGCTCCGCAAGGTGGCGTCGGGCGAGCGGCTGACGGTGACCGAGGCGGAGGAGGTGATCGGCGAGGTGATGGACGGGCGCGCCAGCGACGCCCAGATCGCCGCGCTCCTGACGGCGATGCGCGTCCGCGGCGAGACGCCGGAGGAGATGGAGGGAGCCGCCCGGGCCATGCGGCGCCGGGCCGCGCGGGTGGAGAGGAAGCGGACCCCGGTGGTGGACACCTGCGGGACCGGTGGCGACGGCGCGGGCACCTTCAATATCTCCACCACCGCCGCCCTGGTGGTGGCCGGGGCGGGCCAGGCGGTGGCCAAGCACGGGAACCGCTCGGTCTCCAGCCGGGCAGGCAGCGCCGACGTCCTGGAGGCGCTGGGCGTCGCCATCGACCTGGACGCGGAGGCGGCCGGCCTCTGCCTGGACGAGGTGGGCATCGCCTTCCTCTTCGCCCAGCGCCTCCACGCGGCCATGCGCCACGCCGCCGGCCCCCGGAGGGAGCTGGGCTTCCGGACCATCTTCAACGTGCTGGGGCCGCTGACCAACCCGGCCGGCGCGGAGAGCCAGCTGGTCGGCGTCTATGATGCGGCGCTGACGGAGCCGCTGGCCGAGGTGCTGATCCACCTGGGAGCGCGGCACGTGCTGGTGGCGCACTCGCTGGACGGCCTGGACGAGCTCAGCACCAGCTCGCCGGCCCGGGTGACGGAGGCGCGGCCCGGCCAGCTGCGCACCTACGTGCTGGAGCCGGAGCGCCTGGGGCTGACGCCGGCCCCGCGGAGCGCCCTGCTCGGGGGCGACGCCCGGGAGAACGCCGCGATCACCGAGGCGGTGCTCGCCGGGGAGCCCGGCCCGCGGCGCGAGACCGTCCTGCTCAACGCGGCTGCGGCGCTGGCGGCGGCGGACGTGGTGGAGGATCTCCGCGAGGGTCTGGAGCTTGCCCGTCGGAGCATCGACAGCGGCGCCGCCCGGGAGCGGCTCCAGGCGTTGCGCAGCTTCACCCAGGAGCTGGCCCGGCGCCGGCCGCCGGCGGAGGAGCGGCGCGGCGCATGA